Genomic DNA from Schistosoma haematobium chromosome 1, whole genome shotgun sequence:
ATTAGTAAAACAGTTCAGAGgtggatttttattttaaatcctTCCATACATATGAAATAACTAGCCAATTTATCAGGTACTGGCTTCTTTATTTAGCTACGTGTCACATTGTACAAGAGTTGGAGATCCCACTTATCTGCCCAAAATAAAGTGAGTATAATGATGCTTGGAATTCTGAACTACAGATTGAAATCTTATTGCTGACTAGGAAGCCACTGCTACAGCCTTGTgtgaatttaattaaaatgagattattcaaaataagCCAAGTCCACACCATTTAGTTGTAGCTCTTGTGTTACTAACCAAATGTAGGTACTTAGCTTAAAGCCGCCTCAAGGTCAATGGGTTAGTGATTAATGCACTCGGTTTTCAACCAATAGGCCACAAGTTGAAACTTTACTGTTGTTTCGAACATCCAGGATGTATGATTTGTCCCCAAACAAATACTCTGGCTCAAAGCTGAGGACCTGTATTCAGTAAATAACCTACTCTTAGAACCACACACCGCTTTATTTACGTTTGTTTGGTCGTATATAGACATTTCTTTCCATAACCATCCTtttgtattattactaatactgTTATTACTCCTACTACACTGGAATTAGTTTTGATAATCTTGCTGTGCCGTGGCATGGCAACAAACCGATAGATATATGCCAGGCTCTATGTTGCGTATGACTGACTAGTCCAAAGTATCATACAGTAAGCAGTTTACTGCTCATTATATCAAGGGTGTGTAAGTTTTGAGTTGGGTTTCTTTGTAATGCTTTTTATTTGCTACCAACTATACTTGCTTTTGTAACTTCGAATTATGTCAAATTAACTCAATTTATTATCTTGTTCTTATACCAATTGTTAGCAATATGGTTTCTACTGTGGATTTAGGATGTCCTATTGAGTTACGTAAATTGGTACTTCATGTCCGTAGTGCGGAATACAATCCACGCAGATTTCCTGGCGTTGTCATGCGTCTGCGTGAACCTCGTGTCACTTGTTTAGTGTTTGGAACTGGTCGCATGGTGTGTACTGGTGCACGTTCTGAATCAGATGCAAATTTAGGTTCTCGGAAATGTGCTCGTATACTACAAAGACTTGGGTTTGATGTAAGTTCATTAAATGCCAAGTTCCGTTGATTGTGTGAATAGGACCGTTATTTGTAATCTAATAATTAAGTTTTACTCTTCACTTGTTTTGAGGTATATAATATAGAGTATATATTTATCAAGACAACTGTACGTTGTAGACGCGCTAAAGCTAGTTCATGAAGCTGTTCGCTTTGAAAGTCTGGTTTGCCTAAAGGTTATTTCAAAATTCTGTAGAAACTAAGAGTTACTGGGTGAATGCTCTACCGTGAAATAACTTTATAATGGAAATTTATAGCAGGTGCACATAAATTATCTGTGCGATGTATTGACATTTTACTGGTTCCACCACTAAAATCTGTCTACTTATCCCTAGGATGAGGATATAGAGTCTTAGTGTCCTGTGCTACATTGCATGACTAAAATATAACTATTAGATGCAGGTGAcatatgtatttttaattttaatatctGGACCATTTACACTgagttgacttggaatatgctgatgacatagttttatttggtgaagacgctggcaaaatgcagtcttctgaccactctaagcaacaatgcaagcatgttcgggatgcgattctctccctcgaaatgcaaaatgttacttcaggattgggttgcattgacacctgaactaatgatagggagtgaagtaattgagcgtgtcgatcgcttcacttatcttggaagtctcatcagcccttgtggtctggtgtgtgacgaaatctcagcacggatacagaaggctcgactagcttttaccaacttgcgtcatttatggcgtaggcgagatgtccgtctatcaaccaaaggacgtgtttactgcgcagcagttcgttccgtcctactttatggcagtgaaacatggccggtaagagtagaggatattcgtaggttactagtatttgatcataggtgtcttcgaaatattgctcgtatatcctgggaccatcgagtaagtaatgcagttgtcaggaaacgggtactaggtaaggatggcaaatcaattgatgaagtagtgaaacttcatcagttgagatggctgggacacgtgttacgtatgcccaacgaccgactgcctcgacgtgctatgttcagtggtataggagtaggttggaggaaagctaggggcggccagaccaaaacatggcacaagtccatgaagtcactgacaagtggactgagtcatgtcggtaggtgtaggatacctggttggggaccgcgagatgatagcaaccgatggttagagaccctgaatgacatggctcaaaatcgtttgcaatggcgcaggtgcatccactctctgtgttctcccaaattctaatcttctgaattcttcatgtccctttttttcctctttccaaatttatttcactggattatactctttaaataacatctccaaaccctaatcttcccgattactgcttatactcttattacgtctaccactatgggatttgaatcgacaactgcatctctgtgctaatgtggtgtggcaactcgaactgatgtacgtacgtacgaagttctacgttgttactgactgacactgaGTGGAAAACTTGATACATAGTGCTTGGTAGAAGTGAAGAGATTACTCACTAATCGTTGTCAATCTAGGTGATTAGGTAATTTGGTACAAGTGATTAATTTAGTTGTGTTATCTACATACCAGCTCGGTGTACAAATCAGTAGATAACTATCAGTCATTCAACTGGTTTTTAATCTAGGTAAAATTCATGAACTTTACTATTCAAAATATGGTTGGCTTGGCTGATCTGAGATTTCCAATACGTCTGGAAGGTGTACAATTGGCCAACGAACAGATGACACAGTTAGTTTCTATGggaatatttcttttttaatgagTTTTTACTATTCAGTAATCTGTTGTTTGCTGTATTTCAATTCACTTATCTGTTATTTCTTGATTGAGAACAGTATTCGGTTCTAAAAGAACATTTTACTTGTTATAATGATTATAACTTGATTTCCCACTTGAAGACTCTCATTgacttgaaatgaaaatatatttatgtttgGTAAAGAAGCATACAAAATTCAGTTTTCTGAATGCCTGGAGCGACAAATGAGTATTATTGAGAATATACTTCTCACTTGGATGTAAAATGTTGACTTATAGTCACTCTACATTGATATCTGGTTTGTCATTATGAAATGGAGTAGttgaacacttcgactgcctcATTTATCTTGGGACCCTCATTAACCTGAGTATAGGTACAAAGATTAATTACTCCCAGCCAACGATCTTTTTAGAACAGATAATACTCACGTTTGTCTGTCGGAGGACGTCTGCTGTACAAGATTTTGTCTTATTATACTTAACGCTCCGGAGACATGACCTAAATGAGGTATTTGTTAAATAAAGGAGATCAATTGATGAGGCCATAAATTCTCACTAAGGTTGGTGATAAATGGGCTTAaccattttgtttaaaatagcaGCAGATTGACAGGAGCCTAAATGTAGCCAAACCTATACAGAATCTGTTGATAAAGTCATTCACTGCTGATTTCGTAAAGGGCAATGCAGTTTCCTTGGATATGTAAGATAACCGTTATCCATATATGGAGACCAAGTTATGTTGTTCAATATATTTTTTACCGTTGTATggataaacaaatatgtatcaGGTATTCTTGTATTTGGCTTCATTTTTTCCAGATATGAACCGGAAATAtttccagccttaatttatcgtATAATAAAACCCCGTTTAGTAATGCTTATTTTTGTGAATGGAAAGATTGTTATGACAGGTAAGTGAACTGTATTCTCAATTATACAAAACTTTACTTAGAAAGTTATAATTTGAGACTTCTGTCTACCTAATAAGATTTGGGAATCCATGTAGCTTTCACACAATAGTCGTAGTAGACAACTTTTAGCTCTAGGATGTTggattcatttttttgttttactttgtAAGTGACGCAGATCCGTTTACTTTTTATCTCTCTCCATATTATGAGGTGTAGTAAATTCTTTCATGCATAAACTCCTATTCTGTCTTTTTGAACCATATTCTGAATGTTTAGTCTTTGTAATTATCATTGCTACTACATTATATCGATACCTTTTGCTATTCGTTTTTTTAATGTAATCACGTCATGTACGGCACTTTGACCTAGTACAAGTTTGTGCCAAGCTATAATTTGGTGACTGATTGTAAGAACTCTGCATTCTTCATACATTATACTCTGAACAGATGCTGTGTTATACGTTTACTTGGAAATGATATTTGCATAAAATCTACAATCCCAAATCTGCTATCAGCAGGACCCTTTAATATGGAACTACCAATCTTTTATGTGAACGATATAGATATTGTTATCAGTTGATAAACCGTAGTAGAGGATAGATGACAAGAATCTGTACGTGAGATTTGTCTATTGAATCCTTTTTTTATAAGCGTTTAAATGGGAACCCTTCGCTTTACTAAAAAAAAATCAGAAAAGTAGATACAAAAATAGGGGATCATTCGCCGTAGTGCAAAATAAGAGATGGATTACTGAGATTAATTCCCAGCTGTATCATTGAATAATACTTAAGATCATTCCACAGCAACGCGGATCTATGACCCCACCACAGGGGGTTGAACCCAGAACTGATCTAGTGCGCAATTATTTGACCTCTAGAGCAATGAGCCGATATCCAATGGTGTAAATTTCTcgtattaaaataaaacaactgtccagtagTCTAGCTAAAaccagttcatgatttaaacaaTAAGAATTTGAGGATCTCTTTAAGCCACTAGTGATTTTCTAAATGCTAATCTTTTTTCACTGTTTCAAGTTGTTAGGTCCACCGAAATAACGCACCAGAGGTCGATTATAGACTAAAGATTATCATAACTTTTCGAAATACTTATATGCTAGTATATATTAGTAGTAAACGGTACTATAATAATTATCAACCTAGCTACACTGTCAACTCTTCCCACAGGCAAGAGTGCAAATGACCATTTCGTTATGGCGGGACAAATTAAAATTGTATCAGCTAATAAGGGAACAATCAAGTAATAATACATTTGTGATATCCCAATGGGCAAGAATctaaatgctcaatttattttaaattatcaagttaaaccTTGGTATTAATCCGTACGAAAAGAATAATTAGTCTAGGATTACCCAGTGGAATACgagaaattattcaataaaaaaattagcTACTCGTAATTTAGTTACAATAAATAGTCACAAAATTACTCTGACCGGCAAGTTTCCATAGAACTTTGAGTTGATGTTAAGCATTTATAACTCAATATGCAGAATTTCCTTCATAAGGTTGTTCAATTAGCTTGTTCTGTTTAAAAACGACATCAACTTCTTATAAAATACTCATTGGTTACCTCGATTGGATTACGTCGGCGTTTTGCGAACTTGAGATCTCTATTTGGCTCAAAATCCATCTTTTATAATATGGAATAATAATTTCTGACATTTTCACCAAGTAATTTCACCACAGTAATActtttttatattaattttatagGTGCCAAATCACGTGAACATCTGTATGAAGCATTAAATAATGTTTATCCTATTTTATACAATTATCGTAAAATCAACTGACTAGTCATTTGCATATCTGGATATTcttttgtaatatatataatacacgATGTAAATAATTTCCTTTGATTAATTTTTGTTCTTCACATGCCACTAATACTTACCAATGGAGCAAACAAACATCACAGTATTTCATAATATTTTCTAGTAGACCTAGTTTTTAAAACGTTATTACTCAACTAACTTCAGGTCACGATGACAGTTCTCATAATTACTGGTATAGATATATATAGGCCGATTTCGAAATGGTTGGGTTTCCAAGTATGTAGGGCAGCTGTAGTGGACGACATGTCATAAAATGTGAAGCCCGTAGTTTTCGACAGTACGCAATGTCCTAAATTATCATGATTTCAGACATCGTAGGTTATAATGTAAAACAGATATTTATAAGTTGTCTTTGAAAGTCTcagtttttcatttcattcagaTTATGAATAAAGAGTTAAACACTAACAGAGGACACATTCGAAAGATACACCATATCCAACTGTAGCTATTATCTTGATGTGGTGAGGACTTAGTAGAACTATATTGGTTGAAACACTCGTTCCCTTAGGTCTTACCATGCTAGGAAGGTCGATTGGAGTAGTATGACTAGAAGTAGGAACTTGGGGTCCGAAGATGAAGTACACTGCTGAATGTACTGGGGGTTTGACGAGAGTACAATTTTTCTGTCATAGCCGGCATCTCCGGGGAACGGTAGATCACTACAACGGAAGGGGAGTTGGAAAAGGTTGAACCTACAAGTAACACCGCCTTACCCCACGGATTTTCATCAATGTTGATGTCTGAGAAGTACGAATCTAAGGCATCAAAAACTACCCAACTCTTCTAGCCTCATCGCTCTTTCCACGAACCGATGCTAACGGTCTAAGTTCGCGAAATCCTACTCCTAAAAATGCGCCCCGAATTACATATAAGGACTTCTAGTGTTCAAACCTTATGTCAAATTGGACAACAGGCTTCATTAGCTAAAACTAGGATCTAACACATGTTCTGTCTCTGAATTGTCATACAGCTTGAAGTATCGCCATTAATTCGACTTCGCTTAGTCAATATGGGGGCGTGGCCAGGGTTCTCATCTGTCAAACAAAGGGCTGGTGTGCTCCTCACCGGTCCGTTCTATGGTTCCGAAACACGGTAGATGGAACTAGAAGACATGAATGTTTTTGACTATAGATGTCTTTTAAAGACTCCTCAGGAATGCGGGCATTAACGAGTGATTGATGCTAAGATTAGAGGGAGAATAATAGATTAAAGTACCAAGTTGGTTGATAGGATTGTGAGTTGTCAACTGTGGTGGCCGTGACACGTATTGTGTTCGGCTACTATAACCACAAAGTGCGATTTTGGCTAGGGCGTAGGTAGATAAGTTTTCTACCTTTAGATCCTAAGTTCTAAAGTTACGTCACACCTTTTATCCAGCGACTTCATTATTTTGCAGCATGTTTTCTATCTTTAAACTCGTTCTTAACATCACTAGTACTGATACTATTTTGGTACTCACTTTATTAATTTCCTTACCTCATACTGTCGTGATGCAGCGACCTGATCCGGTGCACGTTTGTACTAGGCTCTAGCATTACTTATGAATAACTAAATATCACTGTTGAGTAGAACAATGTAGTAAAGCTAATCAAAGTAACTAACTGAAAAAAATTACTATTAACAAGAATCTCGGAATCTGTTCTCATACGTATCAACAGTCTCAGTTATGGCGGGGCTATGACATACATTTAGTTTCTATCACAAAATAATACTGCTTTCCACCTATTGTCATAGAAAAGTACGCTTACgcttatatgtatatacatgatGGAATTTTGAGAAAGGTAGTTAATAAGGAAAAACTGCTAAATGCGtgcataaatatatttaaatcagAAAAATTCTATATTGAGTGATAGACAATTCTACTCTAATCTTATTCATTACAATTAATACAATGCATATATAAGAGAATAATTGTGTTCgccagaataataataatgattggaACAAAAAACTCAACTGAGACAGTTAGGACATCATGTGACCAACaataatagttatatatatatatatatatatatatatatatatatatatatatatatatatatatatatatggaacaAATGATGGGAGTAGCTACatctttgttatttattctttataagTATGATAGATATGCGGCGCGGGACGATAACACCGTCAATAACAGGCAACATCAATTCGAATTTCAGAATTACAGTAAATTCTCAACTtgaacaacaggtacaatctctctctatatataaatatatatattagtcaTTCTTTGTTAATAGAAACTTAATCAGTGGAATTAGATTATTTGTTGCACATTGTCTCCATGATACTTTCGATTTCATTTAAACTTACATTTTCGAACAAGCCTaaagtttaattaaaattagaGGGCAagagaaaaatattattttataagaTGAATAGGGCAAAATCCTTAACTTAAATATTGTAAAAAAATATCTCAAACTGAATGAAGTCAAAAATGTTATTGATGGTTGTATTCTGATTGAGTAATCTGAATGTGGTTGTTTTGAAACCTTATAATGAATAAGTACCATACAAGGAAAGAACATATATTCAGTGCTATGTGGCTTTTATTGATTCTTCAGCTGATGTAAAATCTCGATTACAATAACTTTTAGCTTCAGAATAAATCATGAATGGAGGGATTCATAAAAGCTTTTTCCATAGGATTATCCAGAACACTGGCCTAGTGACAGTACAGTTATAGTCAATGTCGTGTTCATCGTTAGTGCTAGTTGGGTTTTAATAATCAATCTGGAGTCCGGCTACTGGTTCACGTGAGTCGATATCGCATGAACTATGATGTTACTTTGTTGAATGACAGTGGCATGAATCCACCAGAAAACACTATTTCCCTTAAGATTTCAAGTACGCCTTGTTGGCGAATGCTgactagcacgaaacctaggtccggAGTATCCTAATAAC
This window encodes:
- the TBP1_1 gene encoding TATA-binding protein, variant 3 (EggNog:ENOG41KOG3302~COG:K), giving the protein VGLVFVQLTRRIYYNPIMLGGSSNNCTNEITPQRPVGPDSESVDLSCGIKKPVIHNMVSTVDLGCPIELRKLVLHVRSAEYNPRRFPGVVMRLREPRVTCLVFGTGRMVCTGARSESDANLGSRKCARILQRLGFDVKFMNFTIQNMVGLADLRFPIRLEGVQLANEQMTQYEPEIFPALIYRIIKPRLVMLIFVNGKIVMTGAKSREHLYEALNNVYPILYNYRKIN
- the TBP1_1 gene encoding TATA-binding protein, variant 4 (EggNog:ENOG41KOG3302~COG:K), giving the protein MLGGSSNNCTNEITPQRPVGPDSESVDLSCGIKKPVIHNMVSTVDLGCPIELRKLVLHVRSAEYNPRRFPGVVMRLREPRVTCLVFGTGRMVCTGARSESDANLGSRKCARILQRLGFDVKFMNFTIQNMVGLADLRFPIRLEGVQLANEQMTQYSCIWLHFFQI
- the TBP1_1 gene encoding TATA-binding protein, variant 2 (EggNog:ENOG41KOG3302~COG:K), whose amino-acid sequence is MVSTVDLGCPIELRKLVLHVRSAEYNPRRFPGVVMRLREPRVTCLVFGTGRMVCTGARSESDANLGSRKCARILQRLGFDVKFMNFTIQNMVGLADLRFPIRLEGVQLANEQMTQYEPEIFPALIYRIIKPRLVMLIFVNGKIVMTGAKSREHLYEALNNVYPILYNYRKIN
- the TBP1_1 gene encoding TATA-binding protein (EggNog:ENOG41KOG3302~COG:K), with translation MVSTVDLGCPIELRKLVLHVRSAEYNPRRFPGVVMRLREPRVTCLVFGTGRMVCTGARSESDANLGSRKCARILQRLGFDVKFMNFTIQNMVGLADLRFPIRLEGVQLANEQMTQYEPEIFPALIYRIIKPRLVMLIFVNGKIVMTGK